One stretch of Commensalibacter melissae DNA includes these proteins:
- a CDS encoding septal ring lytic transglycosylase RlpA family protein, with the protein MKRRNKLLALSLVIGLNVQSMQVYANSGSHKITSHRIRKLKKRVMPYTLHKNRHPADMIISTDETAFQSGIASWYGGRHTQRRKTASGSTFNNQNFTAAHPTLPLGSKVLVKSEDTGHSVIVTINDRGPFVKHRIIDLSKAAAAKIGMLSRGTAHVTIKPLNNIEVAETPQ; encoded by the coding sequence ATGAAACGTCGAAATAAATTACTGGCTTTGTCACTTGTTATCGGATTAAATGTTCAATCCATGCAAGTATATGCTAACTCCGGTTCTCATAAGATCACCTCTCACCGGATTCGAAAATTAAAGAAAAGAGTGATGCCCTACACTCTTCACAAAAATAGACATCCTGCAGACATGATCATCAGTACAGATGAAACAGCTTTTCAAAGCGGTATTGCCAGCTGGTACGGTGGGCGACATACGCAAAGACGTAAAACAGCCTCTGGCTCAACATTCAACAACCAGAATTTTACCGCAGCTCATCCTACCCTTCCTTTGGGAAGCAAAGTGTTGGTTAAATCAGAAGATACAGGGCACTCAGTCATCGTCACCATTAACGATCGTGGCCCTTTCGTAAAACATCGCATTATTGATCTATCAAAAGCTGCTGCAGCAAAAATTGGCATGTTAAGCCGGGGAACTGCCCATGTAACAATTAAACCCCTGAATAATATCGAAGTTGCTGAAACTCCCCAATAA
- the accC gene encoding acetyl-CoA carboxylase biotin carboxylase subunit, whose amino-acid sequence MFSKILIANRGEIALRILRACREMGIKTVAVHSTADTDAMHVRLADESVCIGPPSVTDSYLNKRAILSAAAITGAEAIHPGYGFLSENADFAELVEEHGFVFIGPSAQHIRMMGDKIQAKTTMKKFNVPLVPGSDGALSDLATAKEVANKIGYPVLIKASAGGGGRGMKVASTETELEEAWQVARAEAKMAFGNDEVYMEKYLDKPRHIEVQIIGDQHGNVLFLGERDCSLQRRHQKVLEEALSPCLTVKERDFIGKVATHAMQQLGYKNAGTLEFLYQDGQFCFIEMNTRLQVEHPVTELVTDVDLVAEQIRVAAGEKLKLSQKDIQFKGHAIECRINAEDPENFVPNPGKIEVFHSPGGLGVRLDSALYVGYTIPPYYDSMIAKLIAYGHDRATAIARMQRALEEMVVTGVKTTIPLQQKILADKEFQKGDYTIHWLEHFIEKNKAEYN is encoded by the coding sequence ATGTTTTCAAAGATTTTAATCGCGAATCGTGGAGAAATTGCTCTTCGTATTTTACGGGCATGTCGTGAAATGGGAATTAAAACCGTTGCTGTGCATTCAACTGCGGATACAGATGCAATGCATGTGCGTTTGGCAGATGAAAGCGTATGTATTGGTCCTCCTTCAGTCACAGACAGTTATTTGAATAAGAGGGCAATTTTATCTGCAGCAGCCATCACAGGAGCCGAAGCAATTCATCCCGGTTATGGTTTTCTTTCCGAGAATGCAGATTTTGCCGAACTGGTTGAAGAGCATGGATTTGTTTTTATTGGTCCTTCTGCCCAGCATATTCGTATGATGGGTGATAAGATCCAGGCCAAAACAACCATGAAGAAATTCAATGTTCCTCTGGTTCCAGGTTCAGATGGGGCCCTGTCAGATCTTGCTACAGCAAAAGAGGTTGCAAATAAGATTGGTTATCCAGTTTTGATCAAGGCTTCTGCTGGGGGTGGAGGTCGCGGCATGAAAGTTGCCTCTACAGAAACAGAGCTGGAAGAGGCGTGGCAGGTTGCAAGGGCTGAAGCAAAAATGGCTTTTGGTAATGACGAAGTTTATATGGAAAAATATTTGGATAAACCTCGTCATATAGAAGTTCAGATTATTGGCGATCAACATGGTAATGTCTTATTTTTGGGTGAGCGGGACTGTTCTTTGCAAAGACGGCATCAAAAAGTGTTGGAAGAAGCTTTGTCTCCTTGTCTAACTGTAAAGGAACGTGATTTTATTGGTAAAGTTGCCACCCATGCCATGCAGCAATTAGGATATAAAAATGCCGGTACGCTTGAATTTCTTTATCAGGATGGACAATTTTGTTTTATTGAGATGAATACGCGTTTACAGGTTGAACATCCTGTTACCGAACTGGTTACCGATGTTGATCTTGTTGCAGAGCAAATTCGTGTGGCTGCAGGTGAAAAATTAAAATTAAGCCAAAAAGACATTCAGTTTAAAGGACATGCAATAGAATGCCGTATTAATGCCGAGGACCCTGAAAATTTTGTACCCAATCCTGGAAAAATCGAAGTTTTTCATTCTCCAGGTGGACTGGGGGTTCGTTTGGATAGCGCTTTATATGTTGGTTATACTATTCCACCATATTATGATAGTATGATTGCCAAATTAATTGCCTATGGACATGACAGGGCAACCGCAATTGCAAGAATGCAAAGAGCATTGGAGGAAATGGTTGTGACAGGTGTAAAAACAACCATTCCATTACAGCAGAAAATATTGGCAGATAAAGAGTTCCAGAAAGGTGACTATACCATTCATTGGCTGGAACATTTTATTGAGAAAAATAAAGCTGAATATAATTGA
- a CDS encoding SDR family NAD(P)-dependent oxidoreductase: MNLNIFKQSNKIAVLTGATGGLGKKLVSYLLEEHYKIIMIARNLAQLEQISLHYGDKVIIRICDISHLNEIQYLCEDIKKQFHHINALIHCAGNIYPGSFSNLSDQLILNQLQVNLNGAIFLTKGLLPLMRKKSSIVFINSLGGIFPLKDSALYSASKYGLRGFALALAMELRPRKIYVSSIFPGAIDTQMLHNEMQNGGSLLNFCSPPLEPEIVCKTIMKALKKKGLEYYIPKWSGLQTKLLMLKPYFILRLMPFVEKFCEKRKKNWQKNNLHS, translated from the coding sequence ATGAATTTAAATATTTTTAAACAATCTAATAAAATCGCTGTTCTTACTGGAGCAACCGGGGGGTTGGGCAAAAAACTTGTTTCTTACCTTTTAGAAGAACATTACAAAATTATTATGATTGCAAGAAATCTTGCGCAATTAGAACAAATTTCTCTACATTATGGAGATAAAGTCATTATTCGTATTTGCGATATTTCTCATCTTAATGAAATACAGTATTTATGTGAGGATATTAAAAAACAATTCCATCACATTAATGCTTTAATCCATTGTGCAGGAAATATTTATCCAGGTTCGTTTTCAAATTTAAGTGATCAATTAATACTTAACCAACTTCAGGTAAATCTTAATGGAGCCATTTTTTTGACCAAAGGCTTACTTCCGCTTATGCGTAAAAAAAGCTCAATTGTTTTTATAAATTCATTGGGAGGTATTTTCCCCCTAAAAGACAGCGCATTATATTCTGCCAGTAAATATGGTTTACGTGGATTTGCCTTGGCGTTGGCCATGGAGCTCCGTCCCCGGAAAATATATGTTTCATCCATTTTTCCTGGCGCCATTGACACGCAAATGCTTCATAATGAAATGCAAAATGGAGGGTCTTTGCTTAATTTCTGCTCTCCACCTCTTGAACCCGAAATTGTCTGTAAAACAATTATGAAAGCCCTCAAGAAAAAAGGATTGGAATATTACATTCCCAAATGGTCAGGATTGCAAACTAAACTTTTGATGCTAAAACCATATTTTATCCTACGATTAATGCCTTTTGTGGAAAAGTTTTGTGAAAAAAGAAAAAAAAACTGGCAGAAAAATAACCTACATTCATAA
- a CDS encoding SulP family inorganic anion transporter, translated as MLLSCNRQEWLGNIRADILSGIVVALALIPESIAFSIIAGVDPSVGLYSAFAIPCVISLFGGRPGMISSSTGSMALLMGPLVKTHGLSYLLVASILAGIFQIIAGYLKLGELMRFVSHSVVTGFVNALAILIFMAQLPQLVHVTWHVYVIVGGGLAIIYLFPYLTKLIPSPLICIIIMTAISIGYGLNIPTVGDMGKLPGSLPILAIPDIPLDFHTLMIILPYSAGLAAVGLLETMMTATIVDEFTDTSSDKNRECKGQGIANICTAFLGGMAGCAMIGQSVINIKSGGRGRLSTLVAGIFLLILVVFLKEWVARIPMAALVAVMIMVSISTFSWRSILDLKKYPLSTNIVMILTVCVVVGTNNLAYGVLTGVLVASLVFASKVSHFMLIKSEKKDQSRIYKVNGHIFFVTVDRFINNFDLKEEIKNVTVDLTHAHFWDVSSVMALDKVVIHFRQRGIKVEVQGMNDATATIIDRFGIHDKPEEIEKVIGSY; from the coding sequence ATGTTGCTGTCTTGTAATCGACAAGAATGGCTTGGAAATATTCGTGCGGATATTCTATCTGGTATTGTGGTTGCATTGGCCCTGATACCAGAGTCAATTGCTTTTTCCATTATTGCTGGGGTTGATCCGAGTGTAGGACTTTATTCGGCTTTTGCCATTCCTTGTGTCATTTCGTTATTTGGCGGACGTCCTGGAATGATATCCTCATCGACGGGTTCAATGGCTTTACTGATGGGGCCTTTGGTAAAGACTCATGGATTAAGTTATTTACTCGTTGCATCAATTCTTGCAGGTATTTTTCAGATCATTGCCGGATATTTGAAACTTGGTGAATTAATGCGTTTTGTTTCCCATTCTGTCGTGACTGGTTTTGTAAATGCGTTGGCAATTTTGATTTTTATGGCACAGCTTCCGCAATTAGTGCATGTGACATGGCATGTTTACGTGATTGTTGGTGGTGGATTGGCAATTATTTACCTTTTCCCTTATTTAACGAAATTAATACCGTCTCCCTTGATATGTATTATTATAATGACCGCCATTTCAATAGGTTATGGTTTAAATATTCCAACGGTGGGTGATATGGGTAAATTGCCAGGTTCTTTACCAATTTTGGCTATTCCAGATATTCCTTTGGACTTTCATACCCTCATGATCATTTTACCATATTCTGCTGGACTGGCAGCGGTAGGATTACTTGAAACCATGATGACAGCAACGATCGTTGATGAATTCACGGATACTTCAAGTGATAAAAATCGTGAGTGTAAGGGGCAGGGAATTGCCAATATCTGTACTGCTTTTCTGGGCGGTATGGCTGGATGTGCCATGATTGGTCAATCGGTTATTAATATCAAGTCCGGGGGAAGGGGACGATTATCTACCTTGGTGGCTGGTATTTTCTTGCTCATTCTTGTTGTTTTTTTAAAGGAATGGGTGGCCCGGATTCCTATGGCCGCCTTGGTGGCTGTGATGATCATGGTTTCTATTAGTACTTTTTCCTGGCGTTCAATTCTTGATTTAAAAAAATATCCGCTTTCTACCAATATTGTCATGATTCTAACGGTCTGTGTTGTGGTTGGAACAAATAATCTGGCCTATGGAGTATTAACAGGCGTGCTGGTTGCCTCTCTTGTTTTCGCAAGCAAGGTTTCACATTTCATGCTGATTAAATCAGAAAAAAAAGATCAGTCCCGTATTTATAAAGTGAATGGTCATATATTCTTTGTAACGGTTGATCGTTTTATAAATAATTTTGATCTCAAGGAAGAGATTAAGAATGTTACAGTCGATCTAACCCATGCGCATTTTTGGGATGTAAGTTCAGTGATGGCATTGGATAAGGTTGTCATTCATTTTCGCCAACGTGGTATAAAAGTGGAGGTTCAGGGAATGAATGATGCCACGGCGACTATCATTGACCGTTTTGGCATCCATGATAAACCAGAGGAAATTGAAAAGGTTATCGGGAGTTATTAA
- the metW gene encoding methionine biosynthesis protein MetW gives MRLDQCCIVDMIQQNSTILDIGCGDGTLIDYLCCNHQCDARGIELDMSCVTKAVSKGLSVIQGNADFDLQNYPTDGFDYVVLSRTLQAVNRPREVLQQMLRIGRYAIVSFPNFGHWIVRMQLLLKGHMPMTKVWGTHWFETPNIHPCTLTDFVSLCKQEGYHISQWMAIDDHGEGEKAPWRRSIRLANFFGEQALFLLTR, from the coding sequence ATGCGTCTTGATCAATGTTGTATTGTTGACATGATTCAGCAAAATTCAACAATACTGGATATTGGATGTGGTGATGGTACATTAATTGATTATCTGTGCTGTAATCATCAATGTGATGCACGAGGAATAGAGTTGGATATGTCCTGTGTTACCAAGGCGGTAAGTAAAGGCTTATCTGTAATTCAGGGAAACGCAGATTTTGACTTGCAGAATTATCCCACGGATGGTTTTGATTATGTCGTATTATCGAGGACTCTACAGGCGGTTAATCGCCCACGTGAAGTTTTGCAACAAATGTTGCGAATAGGACGGTATGCTATTGTTTCATTTCCAAATTTTGGCCATTGGATTGTAAGAATGCAACTGCTTCTTAAAGGACATATGCCCATGACAAAAGTATGGGGAACCCATTGGTTTGAGACGCCGAATATTCATCCCTGTACCTTAACAGATTTTGTATCACTATGTAAACAAGAGGGATATCATATTAGTCAGTGGATGGCTATTGATGATCATGGCGAGGGGGAAAAGGCCCCCTGGCGACGTTCAATACGTTTGGCCAATTTTTTTGGGGAACAGGCCTTATTTTTGCTGACACGTTGA
- a CDS encoding NAD(P)/FAD-dependent oxidoreductase: MKNYDVVIIGGGLAGLTLASQLLRDIPDISICLIHDAKFPNEETAFKVGEATIDLGGYYLRELLGDEYLSREHFIKMGMRFIYTNDKLYKEMGIRNFPQKNSYQFERGKLENHFFSLLQDKIDILQNTRFLDVEDEGHFKKIHVVELSKVQKIINSRWIVDASGRKKVISRKYNLSSKGNLPNSSVWFRVKGAVLVDEIYPAEEDNPFYGMDRSYSSLHIDGKGYWIWVLRLSDHTTSVGICFSENIHQFDSLSDLEKTFEWLKTHERVFYDYLLKKQFSILDFKYLRKYASIAQPCISENHWALTGDACIFLDPVYSSGIDLMCIENTFIVDVLAQEKNGQDIKERMAFYNSVISDLVIAYSNVFDKMYEQKDNWYYIFVKYVVDSVFYFGSICPCFMNKGMRDFKNAKIIWDKIHKIYMEYDKVNSILKTKKFSENNRQNNLDLPRFINLSESLFAKINSYLTEPDNDLEKLINLLQDNYQVMCKICEYISSDRNLYDLYIRRDGPPEIFHTSWRYGEFFPNPEMVNRN; encoded by the coding sequence GTGAAAAATTATGATGTGGTTATAATTGGGGGTGGACTTGCCGGATTGACATTGGCCAGTCAATTGCTGCGTGATATACCTGATATTTCCATTTGTCTTATTCATGATGCAAAATTTCCCAATGAAGAGACAGCTTTCAAAGTTGGAGAAGCAACAATTGATTTGGGTGGGTATTATCTTAGGGAATTGCTGGGAGATGAATATCTAAGTCGGGAACATTTTATAAAAATGGGAATGCGGTTTATTTATACAAATGATAAACTCTATAAAGAAATGGGAATTAGAAATTTTCCTCAAAAAAATTCCTATCAATTTGAACGTGGCAAACTGGAAAATCATTTTTTTTCATTATTACAAGATAAAATTGATATTTTACAAAATACGCGTTTTCTTGATGTTGAAGATGAGGGGCATTTTAAAAAAATCCACGTAGTTGAATTGAGCAAAGTCCAGAAAATCATTAATTCTCGTTGGATTGTTGATGCATCCGGACGGAAAAAAGTTATTTCCAGGAAGTATAATTTATCAAGCAAAGGTAATTTACCCAATTCTTCAGTCTGGTTTAGAGTCAAGGGGGCTGTTCTGGTAGATGAAATCTATCCGGCAGAAGAAGATAACCCTTTTTATGGCATGGATAGAAGCTACAGTTCCTTACATATTGATGGAAAGGGATATTGGATCTGGGTGCTTCGGCTTTCTGATCATACGACCAGTGTGGGAATATGTTTTAGTGAGAATATTCATCAATTTGACAGTTTATCGGATTTGGAAAAAACCTTTGAATGGTTAAAAACGCATGAAAGGGTTTTTTATGATTATTTGCTGAAGAAACAATTTTCCATTCTTGATTTTAAATATTTGAGAAAATACGCATCTATTGCGCAGCCCTGTATCTCTGAAAATCATTGGGCATTAACAGGGGATGCATGCATTTTTTTGGATCCAGTTTATTCAAGTGGTATAGATTTGATGTGCATTGAAAACACGTTTATAGTTGATGTCCTTGCACAGGAAAAAAATGGTCAAGACATAAAAGAACGTATGGCATTTTATAATTCGGTCATATCAGATCTGGTAATTGCTTATAGTAACGTATTTGATAAAATGTACGAACAAAAAGATAATTGGTATTATATTTTTGTTAAATATGTTGTTGATTCCGTATTTTATTTTGGATCAATTTGCCCCTGTTTCATGAATAAGGGAATGAGAGATTTTAAAAACGCAAAGATTATATGGGATAAAATTCATAAAATTTATATGGAATATGATAAGGTGAATTCCATACTCAAAACCAAGAAATTTTCTGAAAACAATAGGCAGAATAATTTGGACTTACCAAGATTTATCAATCTTTCTGAAAGTCTATTTGCCAAAATAAACAGTTATTTGACGGAACCTGATAATGACCTGGAGAAATTGATTAACCTGTTACAGGATAATTACCAGGTCATGTGTAAAATATGTGAATATATTTCTTCCGATAGGAATTTATATGATTTGTATATTAGAAGGGATGGACCACCAGAAATCTTTCATACTTCATGGCGTTATGGTGAATTTTTTCCCAATCCAGAAATGGTGAATAGAAATTAA
- a CDS encoding YihY/virulence factor BrkB family protein, protein MRDLDRSSESHIFVEKHHSPLKISFHGWIKIIMATIHTLIDGPYMLVAAGCAFFSTLSLFPSISSLISIYGLVFDPQTVEPQLEFLQHFFPPNVYVFLQEMINSIVEQTHSTLTIQLVVSILFALWSASIGTKGLVTGLNVAYNTHETRSFLKFQVLSVVLTFCAILGTIMTLAVIVALPAILNILPYQFLNILTDYFPAYNMVRISSNIIVFLFATWTFALFYRFGPCRSNVHWRWTCPGAFIATILWLLAAFSFSYYVAHFANFTSTYGPLGTVVAVMMWFLVSCYVVLVGAQFNAQIEGYILDRSEASNKIP, encoded by the coding sequence ATGCGAGACTTGGATCGGTCTTCTGAAAGTCATATTTTTGTTGAAAAACATCATTCCCCTTTAAAGATATCATTTCATGGATGGATAAAAATTATAATGGCGACCATTCATACACTAATTGATGGTCCATATATGCTGGTTGCAGCTGGTTGCGCATTTTTTTCTACCTTGTCGCTATTTCCTTCTATAAGTAGCTTGATTTCCATTTATGGGCTGGTTTTTGATCCACAAACGGTTGAGCCACAACTGGAATTTCTACAACATTTTTTCCCCCCGAATGTTTATGTTTTTTTACAGGAAATGATTAACAGTATTGTCGAGCAAACCCATTCCACTTTAACAATACAATTGGTTGTTTCCATTTTGTTCGCTCTTTGGTCTGCATCCATTGGGACAAAGGGTTTGGTTACGGGGCTAAACGTTGCCTATAATACGCATGAGACACGGAGTTTCTTGAAATTTCAGGTTCTATCTGTTGTTTTGACATTCTGCGCTATTTTGGGAACGATTATGACCCTTGCGGTTATTGTTGCTTTACCGGCAATTTTGAATATTTTGCCATATCAATTTCTAAATATTCTTACAGATTACTTTCCTGCTTACAATATGGTGAGAATAAGTAGTAACATTATTGTTTTTCTTTTTGCAACGTGGACTTTTGCTTTATTTTACCGTTTTGGGCCCTGCCGTTCCAACGTGCATTGGCGTTGGACATGTCCAGGCGCTTTTATCGCCACAATTTTATGGTTGTTGGCTGCCTTTTCTTTTTCTTATTACGTTGCCCATTTTGCAAATTTTACAAGTACTTACGGCCCATTGGGAACCGTGGTTGCTGTTATGATGTGGTTTCTGGTTTCCTGCTATGTTGTTCTGGTTGGCGCTCAGTTCAATGCCCAGATAGAAGGATATATTTTAGATAGAAGCGAGGCTTCTAACAAGATACCATAG
- the metX gene encoding homoserine O-acetyltransferase MetX: protein MVTSGIKQVAADETQNESIQKLLFAEGLVLENGQKLNHLEIAYQTYGKLSSAKDNAILICHALTGDQYVTGINPISKKPGWWSRMVGPGLPIDTDKYFIICSNVLGSCMGTTGPRSIRTDHQKIGYWGIDFPAITIGDMVNAQKLLIDHFKIDQLFAVIGGSMGGMQALQWAVSYPDQVYAAIPIATSSFHSAQNIAFNEVGRQAIFSDPDWQNGDYWRYGVIPSRGLAVARMMAHITYLSEDALNRKFGRRLQETMIDSSSPIFGEMFQVESYLHYQGSNFVRRFDANSYVTISRAMDWFDLSQAYDGDLVNAFSQVKSRFCVISFSSDWLFPTSRSRVIVKALNRVGAKVSFVEIVSDKGHDAFLLDEPDLDHVISGFLAGIKRQRQLENNAS, encoded by the coding sequence ATGGTAACTTCAGGGATTAAACAGGTTGCAGCTGACGAAACACAAAATGAATCTATTCAGAAATTACTTTTTGCTGAAGGACTTGTTTTGGAAAATGGTCAAAAACTAAACCACTTGGAAATTGCATATCAGACTTATGGAAAGTTGTCATCAGCCAAGGATAATGCAATTTTGATTTGTCATGCTTTAACTGGCGATCAGTATGTTACAGGTATTAATCCAATCAGTAAGAAACCTGGTTGGTGGAGCAGAATGGTTGGTCCTGGGCTACCTATTGATACAGACAAATATTTTATAATTTGTAGTAATGTTTTAGGAAGCTGCATGGGAACGACAGGACCACGTTCCATACGAACAGATCATCAGAAAATAGGCTATTGGGGAATAGACTTTCCTGCAATTACCATTGGGGATATGGTCAATGCCCAAAAACTTCTAATCGATCATTTCAAAATTGATCAGTTATTTGCCGTTATCGGTGGTTCAATGGGAGGAATGCAGGCATTGCAATGGGCGGTAAGCTATCCAGATCAAGTTTATGCAGCTATACCAATTGCCACCTCGTCTTTTCATTCGGCACAGAATATTGCATTTAATGAAGTGGGAAGACAGGCCATATTTTCAGACCCCGATTGGCAAAATGGAGATTATTGGCGATATGGTGTTATTCCATCCAGAGGGTTGGCTGTAGCACGTATGATGGCACATATTACCTATTTGTCAGAAGATGCATTAAACCGAAAATTTGGACGGAGATTGCAAGAAACAATGATAGATTCTTCGTCACCAATTTTCGGGGAAATGTTTCAGGTAGAAAGCTATTTGCATTATCAGGGATCGAATTTTGTAAGACGTTTTGATGCAAATTCTTATGTGACAATCTCCCGGGCAATGGATTGGTTTGATTTGTCCCAAGCTTATGATGGGGATCTGGTCAATGCATTTTCACAGGTTAAATCCAGATTTTGTGTTATCAGTTTTTCTTCTGACTGGCTTTTTCCCACTTCACGGTCAAGAGTGATAGTCAAGGCATTAAATCGTGTTGGAGCCAAGGTTTCTTTTGTTGAAATTGTAAGTGATAAAGGGCATGATGCCTTCTTGTTGGATGAACCGGATCTTGATCATGTAATCAGCGGTTTTCTGGCAGGAATTAAAAGACAGAGGCAATTGGAAAATAATGCGTCTTGA
- a CDS encoding adenine phosphoribosyltransferase, translating into MSNAPNQTDFTPPTNIDLKKYIRTIPNYPHEGILFYDISTLLRNADAWQIASARMAHGIAAWQPDLIAGIESRGFVSASPLATALGCGMIMIRKPGKLPGKTISIDYDLEYGQNCIHIQEDAIKPGQRVVIIDDLLATGGTLQAAIKLLRKTGANIIGAAALIELKNLKGREKIDVPLFSAITYNE; encoded by the coding sequence ATGAGCAACGCACCTAATCAAACAGATTTCACACCGCCCACCAATATAGATTTAAAAAAATATATTCGTACTATTCCTAACTATCCTCATGAAGGCATATTATTTTACGATATCTCCACACTTCTACGCAATGCTGATGCCTGGCAGATTGCTTCTGCACGTATGGCACATGGAATTGCAGCTTGGCAACCCGATCTAATTGCCGGAATTGAATCAAGAGGATTTGTTAGTGCATCACCCCTTGCAACAGCATTAGGCTGTGGAATGATAATGATTCGTAAACCCGGCAAATTGCCTGGAAAAACGATTTCAATTGATTACGATTTGGAATATGGACAAAATTGTATCCATATTCAGGAAGATGCAATCAAGCCCGGACAGCGCGTTGTTATTATTGATGACTTGCTCGCAACTGGTGGAACGTTGCAGGCCGCTATTAAACTTTTACGTAAAACTGGTGCCAATATCATCGGAGCAGCTGCCTTAATTGAACTAAAAAATTTAAAGGGACGCGAAAAAATTGACGTCCCCTTATTTTCAGCAATCACTTATAATGAATAA
- the accB gene encoding acetyl-CoA carboxylase biotin carboxyl carrier protein, whose amino-acid sequence MSKMLVDVEVIRKLADILTETGLTEIEVSEKDQHIRVVKNITVNASPVTAPVSMAPVMNSAPVPVTVNNDDAKQEEDLSKHPGALLSPMIGVAYLTPEPSAPPFVTVGQEVQSGQIIMLIEAMKTFNQIRAHKSGKLTRMLVNSGDPVEYGEVLAVIE is encoded by the coding sequence ATGAGCAAAATGCTCGTAGATGTAGAAGTTATTCGTAAATTGGCTGATATTTTAACTGAAACAGGGTTAACAGAAATCGAGGTTTCCGAAAAGGATCAGCATATTCGCGTCGTAAAGAATATTACCGTTAACGCAAGTCCAGTAACAGCTCCCGTTTCCATGGCTCCTGTCATGAATTCCGCGCCTGTGCCTGTAACGGTTAATAATGATGATGCCAAACAGGAAGAAGATCTCTCTAAACATCCTGGCGCGCTGCTAAGTCCAATGATTGGTGTTGCCTATTTAACGCCGGAACCTTCTGCCCCCCCTTTTGTAACTGTTGGACAAGAGGTTCAGTCTGGACAGATCATCATGCTTATTGAAGCGATGAAAACGTTTAATCAAATTCGTGCCCATAAATCAGGAAAATTGACGCGTATGCTTGTTAATTCCGGTGATCCAGTAGAATATGGTGAGGTTCTGGCGGTAATTGAATAA
- the aroQ gene encoding type II 3-dehydroquinate dehydratase, translating to MELPLVYVLNGPNLNMLGMRQPNVYGHATLDDVEQICIQNAEQLEIAIDFRQSNDEGELVSWIQECRGKAKGIIINAGAYSHTSIAILDALLAVDLPVIEVHISNIYRRESFRHHSYVSHAATGVICGLGIQGYALALAALANLILEEDS from the coding sequence ATGGAATTGCCCCTCGTATATGTTTTGAATGGTCCTAACTTAAATATGTTAGGAATGCGTCAGCCAAATGTGTATGGTCATGCAACCTTGGATGATGTAGAACAAATCTGTATTCAAAATGCAGAACAGCTCGAAATAGCAATTGATTTTCGCCAATCCAATGATGAGGGGGAACTTGTTTCTTGGATTCAGGAGTGTAGGGGAAAAGCAAAGGGAATTATCATTAATGCAGGAGCATATAGTCATACTTCTATAGCAATTTTAGATGCTTTACTGGCAGTTGATTTACCTGTTATAGAGGTACATATATCAAATATTTACCGCCGGGAATCATTTCGGCATCATTCTTATGTTTCTCATGCGGCGACAGGGGTAATCTGTGGATTGGGTATTCAGGGTTATGCCTTGGCTTTGGCTGCGTTGGCAAATCTTATATTGGAAGAGGATAGTTGA